A portion of the Myripristis murdjan chromosome 13, fMyrMur1.1, whole genome shotgun sequence genome contains these proteins:
- the LOC115369708 gene encoding guanylate cyclase soluble subunit beta-2-like, whose product MSARLKPPAASYGFINTCLKSLVVEKFGEETWTKLRDEAGVQDTFLTYEVYEDEITMQLVTEACRLLEMKPELVLNQFGEYFFEFCKRSGYDHMLRTLGGDLFEFIENLDALHSYLALSYKEINAPSFRVEKNQENTMFLHYYSDRRGLCHIVPGIIGAVAKDFFNSEITMEIVNQLEELGRTGKKEHVVFLVTQQPATTAAGSIVVSNTDGPSKLTKSLRPQIGRCKTMILSKEPIIQKSSSVSFSVYRSHWETVRDLVRLGKGKLLKGFQPVYPRSLNIDLKTFCNVFPFHIIFNEQLVVCQAGVNLQRIVPGLQTVNIHVDQYFSIMHPEVPFTISSIRTFINSHFVLQTRRDMMPRAWRDRPMLQLRGQMIWMSSLGCMLYQASPLLRSLQELEERHMHISDIAPHDVTRDLILLNQQRLAEIELSNQLERKKEELHLLSQHLEEERKKTENLLYAMLPKHVANQLKEGKTVEAGEFKECTILFSDVVTFTNICTQCEPIHIVLMLNSMYLRFDRLTTVHNVYKVETIGDAYMVVGGVPIPVSSHAERVANFALGMILAAREVINPVTGGPIQIRVGLHSGPVLAGVVGEKMPRYCLFGDTVNTASRMESHGLPNKIHLSPSVYQSLRDKNFVIQKRGEIEVKGKGRMTTYFLERNIGVSEEQIMGFPVLDPGSGQDHGQISYRPSLWRPGAPAIKTRDSESYGSLHTDDQSEDGVQDQLKETDETQMKHFGQLETKHEEQQLDDLVDDRHQAIVEQQGNITAMGTSPPNNQNKRARTRICVIL is encoded by the exons ATGTCGGCGCGGCTGAAACCCCCTGCTGCATCC TATGGATTTATCAACACCTGTTTGAAATCACTGGTAGTTGAAAAGTTTGGCGAGGAGACGTGGACCAAGCTCAG GGATGAAGCTGGAGTTCAGGATACCTTCTTGACATATGAAGTCTATGAGGATGAAATCACCATGCAGTTAGTGACAGAAGCCTGCAGGTTGCTAG AAATGAAACCAGAGTTGGTCTTGAACCAGTTTGGAGAATATTTCTTTGAATTCTGTAAGCGGTCTGGCTATGATCACATGCTGCGGACTCTGGGGGGAGACCTGTTTGAATTCATTGAAAATTTGGATGCACTTCACAGCTACCTCGCCCTCTCGTACAAG GAAATCAATGCACCATCATTTCGGGTGGAGAAGAACCAGGAGAACACAATGTTTCTCCACTATTACTCAGACCGCAGGGGGTTGTGCCACATTGTCCCCG GCATTATTGGAGCTGTTgctaaagatttttttaatagTGAGATAACAATGGAGATTGTCAACCAGCTAGAGGAGCTGGGGAGGACTGGGAAAAAAGAACACGTGGTTTTCCTGGTCACCCAGCAGCCAGCTACCACTGCTGCTGGCTCCATTGTGGTCAGTAACACAGATGGGCCCTCCAAACTGACAAAATCCCTCCGACCTCAGATTGGCAGATGTAAAACCATGATCTTGAGCAAAGAG CCCATCATTCAAAAGAGTTCCAGTGTAAGCTTTTCTGTGTACAGGAGTCACTGGGAGACAGTCAGGGATCTGGTCCGCCTGGGGAAAG GGAAACTATTGAAAGGTTTTCAGCCAGTCTACCCTAGGAGTCTTAACATTGATCTGAAGACTTTCTGCAATGTTTTCCCCTTCCATATAATCTTCAATGAGCAG CTGGTGGTGTGTCAGGCTGGGGTGAACCTCCAGAGGATCGTCCCTGGACTCCAGACTGTGAACATCCACGTGGACCAGTATTTCAGCATCATGCACCCTGAGGTCCCCTTCACCATCTCCAGCATTAGGACGTTCATCAACAGCCACTTTGTCCTGCAGACACGCAGAGACATGATGCCCAGGGCATGGAGGGACAGGCCCATGCTGCAGCTCAGAG GTCAGATGATCTGGATGTCCTCTCTTGGCTGTATGCTCTATCAAGCCTCTCCACTGCTGAGAAGCCttcaggagctggaggagagacacatgcacatttctGACATTGCACCTCATGATGTTACCCGTGACCTTATTCTGCTCAATCAGCAGCGGCTGGCTGAAATAGAGCTGTCAAATCAattggagaggaagaaggaggagctCCACCTCCTGTCTCAgcacctggaggaggagaggaaaaagacagagaaccTGCTGTATGCTATGCTGCCCAAACATGTGGCCAACCAGCTCAAAGAGGGCAAGACTGTAGAAGCAG GAGAATTTAAAGAGTGCACCATACTGTTCAGTGACGTGGTGACCTTCACTAATATCTGCACCCAGTGTGAACCAATCCACATCGTCTTAATGCTCAACTCCATGTACCTCCGGTTTGACCGACTTACAACTGTGCACAATGTCTACAAG GTTGAGACCATAGGCGATGCCTATatggtggtgggtggggttCCTATTCCTGTCTCCAGCCATGCTGAGAGGGTGGCCAACTTTGCCCTGGGTATGATCTTGGCAGCCAGGGAAGTCATCAACCCTGTAACTGGAGGACCCATTCAG ATCCGTGTGGGTCTTCACAGCGGTCCTGTGCTAGCAGGTGTGGTTGGAGAGAAGATGCCTCGCTACTGTCTGTTTGGAGACACTGTCAACACTGCCTCTCGCATGGAGAGTCACGGCTTGCCTAACAAGATCCATCTCAGTCCAAGTGTCTACCA GTCTCTGAGGGATAAAAACTTTGTCATCCAGAAGCGAGGAGAGATCGAGGTGAAGGGGAAGGGCAGGATGACCACTTACTTTCTCGAAAGGAACATAGGAGTCAGTGAGGAACAGATTATGGGTTTCCCAGTCCTTGACCCTGGCTCTGGGCAGGATCATGGCCAGATAAGCTACCGACCAAGTCTCTGGAGACCAGGGGCGCCGG CTATCAAGACCCGGGATTCAGAAAGCTATGGAAGTCTCCACACTGATGACCAGTCAGAGGATGGAGTTCAAGATCAATTAAAAGAGACAGATGAAACACAGATGAAACATTTTGGCCAATTAGAAACcaaacatgaggagcaacagtTAGATGATTTAGTTGATGACAGACATCAGGCCATAGTGGAACAGCAGGGGAACATTACTGCTATGGGAACGTCTCCCCCCAACAATCAGAACAAACGTGCCAGAACCAGGATCTGTGTGATCCTGTGA